The region CTGACTTGTCACACTTGCACAGAAACAAATACATCCGACTCCTGCCTTGCAAAAGTTTAAACAGGAATAATCATTAATTGTTCTGCAAAAGCTCTAACAATTCTAGGTTCTAGTAGTTTCACGAAGATCACAAGTTACATATTCTGATAACTAGTGATACTTCTATTGGTGTTGCTCAGCGATTTTCTTAGCGAGCTCCAGCAGAGAACCGTAGCGAAGAGTCTTGCTTCTCCAGGAAGAGGGAATTCCCTCAAGACCGATCTAGAAaaacaatgaataaatacaattcACCTTTTATAACCTTGACAAATATAGAGAACAAAAATAATATAGAGTTTATTGTTAATTGTTTCATAGATATTCCAAttcaattataaatatgtgacaaataaatCCCAAAAATATATTAGAATAGCTACTGTGATGTAATATTTAGCACAATACGTTTTATCCTCCCGGAGGTTGGTGCCTGTTCAGTTTTAGAATCACTGACACATTGTTACCAACCCACTCTTCTCAAAGTACCGAAGGAGTTTGTGTTCAttacaaccaacacacacacacacacacacacacacacacacacacacacacacacacacacacacacacacacacacacacacacacacacacacacacacacacacacacacacacacacacacacacacacacacacacacacacacacacacacacacacacacctgcgctCCGAGGCAGGCCCCGATGAAGGAGCTACGGCTGCAGGTGCATCCTCCGCAGCTCATGGTTTCTCTGACCGCCTGTTCATAACCTTTGGCTGTCAGGACCCCATGTAGCGCTGCTTGGAACGCACCCGGCAAACCTGCATGGACCCCCACGACATTATCATCATCACACACATGGGGAAGAGTGTGGATAAAACCACAACATTTTTTATCAACAATGGCATATCTTTTTTAAATGCCTAAAATTCACAATATTAGCGTAACAGATTGACTGGGTTCTGCAGAACATGCAGATGGAGAAGGAAGAAGTGAAGATACCTCAGGAGTTGGGAAACTTAGCCGGGATGACTTCCTGGGGAGACTTGGACATGAAGTCCTTCACCTCATCAATATGGCCTGAAAAACAGTACAAATATAACCCACACAGAAAATGATTCAAAATCGAACAAAATCCGAATGGCTCAACGGGTAGATACAGTTAAGAGCAGCAATATGATGATCTGCGCATATTTGGAGGATTTTTGTGTCCCGTGTGGAGCACCCAAGCCCTCATGTTATATTTACCTACTCTTTCCCCTGCTAATGTAACCATTCAGGAATATTTAACCTGGACTCATTCATACAAAAGTGCCAAATatggtcaaataaaataaatagaccGTGTCATGTGAGCAAGTCACGTGACGTTGCGAGGGCCGCACACACCAGAGCTGTCATTGTCCCCATCTTGAGGGTGAGCTCTGTTGGGGTCGTTGAGCTGGTCCATCACACAGTCCAGCGCTTTAGGATCAGAACCATTTAGGATGAAATGCTCCAAAAtcctgaaaaataaaaaacacacacacacacacacacacacacacacacacacacacacacacacacacacacacacacacacacacacacacacacacacacacacacacacacacacacacacacacgagaattCAGTCACTAAGGAGCAAATAAGCCGTTTGGCATTTTTCTCCAGGACGTCAGGGCCACAGGTAGGTGTAGGCATGGGGCAGGAACCCATTATCGTTCCATCTGGGAATCAAACTCCTTCACCACCACATCCTCCTGACCTCATTAATAACTCGACGACAGTAACCGATAATCAGAGAGGTGCCTCCAGTGGGGTGGGATCCTGTGCCAAGCAGGTGCCCACCTCGCCGCTGCCAGCGTCTCCACCACGCAGGCGTCGTTGTTCTGGGTGACACGCACGGCGCTCTCCACCTTCTCCAGCATGTCCGGCTTCCCCGCGTAGAACGCCACTATGGGTGCCAGCTTAGCCACGCCGTCGATCTGCCCGTCCGTCTCACAGCCTGCagggaggacgaggaagagacGGATGACAGGTCTCCCATGTCTCTACATTTATTGTAGGCACATTTTTGCCCAAGCTACTTAAGGTAAGATCAACTTTATCCCCGGATGGTAGCTTTGGTTGTCAAGGTAGCAGAGGTACAGGGGCAGTAAAAATGACAAAGGAACAACAATTAAATCCAGAAGAATACGCACAGatctacaaacaaacaaatgtacagGTGAGCCTTAGAAAAAAATCAAAGCATACGATCTAAATTGCAGCAACTACAAGACTTGTGATGCAcgattacataaaaaaataaaaaactgaaCAGGGTAGGTGGTTCTTCCTGTCCTACCTGTATCCTGTTTGCCTGCGTCCACGTTCTTCAGGAAGCCCTTTAAACTGGCGTGTCTCCAAGGGCCCTGGATCGGCAGTTGAGGTTTCGGTCCTTAAAtcatacatttgttttgttcattttttcAGTTAGCAATGATGGACCCATCCCCTGCTTTCGCGTTAGAGAAGGGGCCTTACCTCCAGGGACTTTGTAGGGGTCGTTGACCGGCGTGTCGTACTCTGAGCCGGGCCCGAAGGCCTTCAGTGTCCGTTGCTTCAAGTCTTCGACATTCAGTCCTGGTCCAAATCGGGGAAAAGAATGTCACCATTTTTTAAACAGTAGCAACATCATCCACAGTGAAattcagtcaatcaatcaatgcgGAAACTTGTGGACAAATTACATTAGACATTATGTGATTTTGAGAGTGGTCGCCCGTTACCTCCACATTCGGCCAGGGACTCCAGCAAGACATAGGCCTGGTCTCCATAGCAACTCTGCTGCCCGGTGTCTCTGCGGTAGAAGGGGTTGACGGACTCAGGGTTGAACTCAGGGTGAGGCTGCTTGGCCAACAAGACCTTCAGCTTCTGCAGGTCGTACACCCAGTGTAGCGGTTGGGCTAcgcagtggacacacacaattaaacaaacagacaaaaacaaTCACGTTAAACACACAAAGTGGTTTGTTAAGTCTCATTGAcggtaaatgtttttttgtttttttacattgagTCAGTCTTACAAAAGTTTATATTTAGAATAGAATGTAGCCTACCAGCAGAGTCTGCCACCGCGGATCCAACGATGGCTCCAATAGCCCTGTCGGCCAGGCTCAATGCCATCTGGAAACAACAGTATGCTTATCAACTAAAGATTAACATGAAAATGTTGTGGCGAGCTTGCATAGACGCCTTGGATTTTGTGCACTGATTGGAATGTTTAACCTGTCAATCTGTGTTGGCCAATCAATTGATTTGTTTGTTGGTTGGGTGTGGAGAGTGGATGTGGAGTCTTGTAAGTCTCGGTGAATTTCTTGCAATTTTTCGGAATATTTTTGGCGTGGGTTACGGCCAGTGTTTTGTTGTCATTCTCCTAACAGGACATTCATCTGTCCCAGGCGAGATCGTACAGTATGTTCAGTTTAAGAACTGTTTCTAGACTTGCCTCTGGTAATGTTACAGTTACTATGAGTGCAGTGAATGTATCAATATCTTTAATATGATTGCAAGCTCTGACCCACTAACATCGATTCGATTATTTAATAGAGTAGCGACTGCGAGGATGATAAGATCTTACCTTGAACCCTGCACGCAAGTTCCCTTGAGAAATACGCTACACTTCCTTCTCATGTGACTTTATGCTCACGTCATGTGATTATGGGCTCGACGGGGTTTCGCTGATTTCCAAACGTATTCCCAGCAGTCCTGTATGTGTTGCTGCTTATCCAGGTTGGACTACATCCAATGTAGATGAAGGCGTGTCTTCAATACCTCcaaaagcgtgtggtggccaccAGCGCCCCTAGTGGTCACTTGATCGTTGTGAGGCAGCCTCTAACCGCTAGAGCTCACTGTTCCGTAAAAAGTAATGTAGCTTCACAACTCATCTCTGTTTTGGCCATGGACCTATAAAAGAACGGACAGCGGATAAAAAATGGCGCTCATACATTcgtatgaaaactgctcaaaggtgcagggcaacatcaaggcagaggatcaaggagagatttgcttccgcatcatgggagccagCCACGCCCTAGTGCATGACGTGCCGGATGCAGAATTATTCTCGTTGTCTagcattgattgattgattgattgattgattgattgattgattgattgattgattgaaaactTTATTTCAGAATCAGGTCCATAGATAGCACAAGACAAATAcagtacaaaaatataaaaagtcaGTTCATATACAATCATTTCAGCCGGTGCATCCTGAGGCTGGAGTGGGATTTACAAGAACCACAATGATACTATCCCCAGATTCCTCCAATCGATTCATAACTTAAACATAAGATTTCTTAAAAGTACATGGAATGCGCTCACTCCTGCAGTGACTGGCTGGCACTGCCCCCTCTGGGCACAATGTGCATAGCATCATTGTATGCAACTTTCAGCCTCTGCATGCTAGATTTTTTGTAACTTGACCATAA is a window of Gadus macrocephalus chromosome 8, ASM3116895v1 DNA encoding:
- the LOC132463075 gene encoding crystallin J1C-like; protein product: MALSLADRAIGAIVGSAVADSAAQPLHWVYDLQKLKVLLAKQPHPEFNPESVNPFYRRDTGQQSCYGDQAYVLLESLAECGGLNVEDLKQRTLKAFGPGSEYDTPVNDPYKVPGGPKPQLPIQGPWRHASLKGFLKNVDAGKQDTGCETDGQIDGVAKLAPIVAFYAGKPDMLEKVESAVRVTQNNDACVVETLAAARILEHFILNGSDPKALDCVMDQLNDPNRAHPQDGDNDSSGHIDEVKDFMSKSPQEVIPAKFPNSUGLPGAFQAALHGVLTAKGYEQAVRETMSCGGCTCSRSSFIGACLGAQIGLEGIPSSWRSKTLRYGSLLELAKKIAEQHQ